The Chitinophagales bacterium genomic interval GCGACAACATGGTGCGCTCACCCGAAGAAATGGTACAGCGCAAACACCACTATGCCATGGTAGATGAGGTAGATTCTGTATTGATTGATGATGCCAGAACACCACTCATTATTTCCGGACAAGTAGATAGCGGAGATGAAAAAGAATTTTACGATTTAAAACCACGCATCAGCCGCCTATTCGAAACTCAACGAAAAGCCATTACTCAATACCTAAGCGATGCCAAACGCCTCATAAAAGATGGCAAAGACAGCTATAAAGAAGGAGAAGGCGGCATGGCGCTCTACCGCGCCTACCGAGGCTTACCCAAAAATTCTGCCCTCATTAAATTTTTGAGCGAAACAGGAATGCAGCAAGTACTCCGCAATGCCGAAAATTACTACCTGCAAGAACAACAAAAACACATGCCCGAAGTAGATAAAGAACTCTACTTCGTTATAGATGAAAAAAACAACTCCGTTGAACTAACAGACAAAGGTATAGAACTCATTACAGGAGCAGGCGAAGACCCCAATTTCTTTATTATTCCCGATGTGGGAGCAGAAATAGCCGAAATAGAAAAGCAACTATTAGGCGTAGAAGAAAAGCTGCAACGCAAAGATAAATTGATGCAAGATTTCGCCATTAAAAGCGAACGCATACACAGTGTAAACCAACTCCTAAAAGCCTACTCGCTTTTTGAACGCGATATAGACTATGTGGTAATGGATGGTAAAGTAAAAATCGTAGATGAAAATACAGGACGTATTTTAGACGGAAGACGCTACTCCGATGGGTTACACCAAGCAATTGAAGCAAAAGAAAACGTAAAAGTAGAAGCTGCATCGCAAACACTTGCTACCATTACCTTACAAAACTATTTCCGCATGTACCACAAACTCGCGGGAATGACAGGTACTGCAGAAACCGAAGCTGGCGAATTTTGGGATATCTACAAACTGGAAGTATCTACCATCCCAACCAATAAACCCATTACCCGCCAAGACAAAGAAGATTTGGTATATAAAACCAAACGCGAAAAATACAATGCCATTATTGACGATATTGTGAAACTCACTGGCGAAGGCCGCCCAATACTTGTTGGTACCACCAACGTAGAAGTAAGTGAATTACTATCGCGTATGCTTACCCTGCGCAAGGTTAAACACAATGTATTAAACGCCAAGCAACACCAGCGCGAAGCCGAAATAGTTGCCGAAGCCGGCAATCCGGGTACAGTTACCATTGCCACCAACATGGCAGGGCGTGGTACCGATATTAAAATTAAAGACATAGTAAAAAATGCCGGAGGGCTTGCCATTATTGGCTCCGAGCGGCACGATTCCCGCAGGGTAGATAGGCAGTTGCGCGGTCGTGCAGGACGCCAAGGCGATCCGGGAAGCTCCCAATTTTACCTTTCCTTAGAAGACGATCTCATGCGCCTCTTTGGCAGCGACCGTATTTCTAAACTTATGGATAGAATGGGCTACAAAGAAGGCGAAGTGCTGCAACACAGCATGATTACAAACAGCATCGAACGCGCCCAGAAAAAAGTAGAAGAAAACAACTTCGGCATACGCAAACGCCTATTGGAATACGATGATGTAATGAACAAGCAACGCGATGTAATTTACACCCGTAGAAGACACGCCTTGTTTGGCGACCGTCTTACATTAGACGTACTCAATAGTTTCGAAGATCTAGCACACGAAATTGTGCAAAGCGCCATCCAATCCAGAAACTTTGAACAATTTAAGTTAGATGTTATCCGCTATTTTTCATTAGACACTTCCATTACCGAACAAGAAGTATTAAAAGGAAATGCAGAAGCACTAACAGAAAAACTGTTTGATGAAATTGTAACCATTTATGATAGAAAAATGGATATGCTTTCGCAAGAAGCATTACCCGTTCTTCAAAATATTCACCGCGAACGTGGCGACCAAATTAAAAATGTAGTTATTCCTTTTTCAGACGGCATTCATGGCATCAATGTATTTGTGGAGCTACAACCTGTAATAGAAACCAATGGAGCAAACTTGCGTGCTGCCTTTGAACGCGCCATTACATTGGTACTTATAGACGATGCTTGGAAACGCCACCTCCGCGCCATGGACGATCTTAAACAAGAGGTTCAAACTGCCGGATACGAGCAAAAAGACCCATTGGTAATCTATAAAATTGAAGCCTTCAAATTATTCCAAAATATGCTCAGCGAGGTAAACAGAGAAATTGCTTCGTTCTTGTTTAAAGGGCAATTGCCACAGCCCGATAGCCGC includes:
- the secA gene encoding preprotein translocase subunit SecA; its protein translation is MANFLEKVFGKLFGSKSERELKQMMPMVNAINTEYEKLKSLSNDQLRNKTNEFKTRIKEHLHEVDSEIEQLNNTAATSENAHEKDAIYKQVDVLRKQRDQKIEEVLQEILPEAFAVVKESSFRFAHHDVVDSTATELDRDLAAHASNIEIVGTTVRYKTTWLAAGSEVKWNMVHYDVQLIGGMVLHEGKISEMATGEGKTLVATLPAYLNALPGEGVHIVTVNDYLARRDSEWNGPLFNFLGLKVDCIDKYQPHSEPRKNAYRADIIYGTNNEFGFDYLRDNMVRSPEEMVQRKHHYAMVDEVDSVLIDDARTPLIISGQVDSGDEKEFYDLKPRISRLFETQRKAITQYLSDAKRLIKDGKDSYKEGEGGMALYRAYRGLPKNSALIKFLSETGMQQVLRNAENYYLQEQQKHMPEVDKELYFVIDEKNNSVELTDKGIELITGAGEDPNFFIIPDVGAEIAEIEKQLLGVEEKLQRKDKLMQDFAIKSERIHSVNQLLKAYSLFERDIDYVVMDGKVKIVDENTGRILDGRRYSDGLHQAIEAKENVKVEAASQTLATITLQNYFRMYHKLAGMTGTAETEAGEFWDIYKLEVSTIPTNKPITRQDKEDLVYKTKREKYNAIIDDIVKLTGEGRPILVGTTNVEVSELLSRMLTLRKVKHNVLNAKQHQREAEIVAEAGNPGTVTIATNMAGRGTDIKIKDIVKNAGGLAIIGSERHDSRRVDRQLRGRAGRQGDPGSSQFYLSLEDDLMRLFGSDRISKLMDRMGYKEGEVLQHSMITNSIERAQKKVEENNFGIRKRLLEYDDVMNKQRDVIYTRRRHALFGDRLTLDVLNSFEDLAHEIVQSAIQSRNFEQFKLDVIRYFSLDTSITEQEVLKGNAEALTEKLFDEIVTIYDRKMDMLSQEALPVLQNIHRERGDQIKNVVIPFSDGIHGINVFVELQPVIETNGANLRAAFERAITLVLIDDAWKRHLRAMDDLKQEVQTAGYEQKDPLVIYKIEAFKLFQNMLSEVNREIASFLFKGQLPQPDSRQQAQATQQAPQQFAKRMSESRGEIEDSSGAQQQHQAPQQAPPREKTEPVRVGPKVGRNDPCPCGSGKKFKSCHGKDLE